The Platichthys flesus chromosome 5, fPlaFle2.1, whole genome shotgun sequence genome contains the following window.
GACGGCTGCGAGCCCCTCACAAGAGGCTCCTTCTCCGGGAGCCCCACAGCCACAGCCCTGCTGTCACAGTGAGGCCGTGACACTAACAGCTCAGAGCTCATGTCTCTGACGGTTTAATCAGCCTGTTgggaaaaaaactttaaaactgaTCAGTTGATCATAAAAGACTGAGACCTCAGTGATGCTGCAGCAAACTGTggcctgtgtttgtttcctgttgccCGGTTACACATGTTGGCAGGATCCTGGGCTCAGGTGACCAGAGATCAAATGAGCGGATGCAGATCAAATTACAGCCACAAGTGTGACTCAATATATAGTGGAGATCTTGAAATCTTCCAGTGAAATACTAGGTGTTATATCAACCCTAATCCACTCATTTTGCACGagcaggggcggctcctggtacaggcgacataggcgatAGCCATTGCGCATATCCTGTGCAGAAGCCTACTGTGCACTTCCTGCGCAGAAACCCATtgtgcacatcctgcgcagaagcccactgcccactttctgcgcagaagcccattgcgcaggaatTGCACACGcagttcttgttttttaattctttttttttctgtttttatatttaattcatttaaatttaaatagtgtaaaatgatttgcaattaataggagaAATCCTGCCAGTTTAAAGAGGTCAGTATATTGCCAGGATGAAGATGGAAAAGACTGGGGATATAACCCAGGCCCCTTCTTGTTGGAAAACGACCACTCTAccaactaggccacaccgcctgcTGATTGCCATGAGGAACTAAGCACactaagaagatggacaaattatcgtgtgtgtgttggtgtcgttctatgctgcttttgttacacacttcagagaaaatattttctactttactacatatatttgacagccttaaaagttacttttatattttgggatttttgatactggatgatttaacatggtTTAAAAACCTATtattagagaataacccagtgctgctgcttgtttccatgtgatgtcctatggctgccccctgctggttgctgggttcctctgctgctctagcttggtttgtgcactacagttgtccataaaagaaaaacctttaatatccttcaagggcaatttgatgtacaaccagcaatcagtgcacggCAAAAATAAACCCAATATAAGtcaacttattgagcaaagtgtttttatagtactttgaaatatccagaatgaactgatttgattgtacacatgttggactttacattcacaaatctcttaatctataaagtaaaaatgtctgatctTAAGtatgtgggtagtcagagaggtcttGAACGCAgacatatcagtctctctctggaattatttagcaaagtgtttttacagaactctgaaatatccagaaattaggtacttgaagctaaaaatgtgtgacctttattttgtaaaatctctAAATTGATACAGTCAAAatgctattcataaaaatgacacatgaGACGATATATACTTCTTGTGAATATAATCCaatccatttcattttcaattatgcattttgtatatgctccatgtcaacagtttattttgaaaaaacaagagtGTTGGCTGGCTTGACTGCATTAAAAGGAGGGgtgttcatttgtgtgtaaCCTGTCAACAAACTCAAATTATGTCACAATAACAAAATGGAAGAATGCTTAATGTTTTGATCAATGCACCTATTTATAATAATTCAATTGTACAAATAAGATATAGGTTGATAGCtcaaatgtaatatatatatcacatacatatatatatatcatatacatatacatatatatattatatactattgCAAACTAAATAATACAACTATAGGCTGTTTGTAGTTTGACCACAGGTAGGCAGTTTAGAGAATCTGAACAGAGATGCCTTCCCTCCATCACTCATCTCAATTACTGGTCTCACACCATTGCTGACAGCAAATGAGGTGGAAACACTATTTCTCCATTTTGCTTACATAGTCCGATGGGTATACCAGTAAGCCAGGATCTGACAATGTCCAACTCACTATAATGGACACAATCAAAAGCTTTGAAAGCTGCTTTACCTTACATGCTCTTCTGATCACATTGTTTTGTAGGCTCCATGTCTTAACTTTGCTGAGAAAAAACAACTGATGCTGCTGATGTGGAAGTGTTAACTAATTCTTCACAGTATAACAACAGTGTAAAATCTTGAGAATACAGATAAGGGGTAAACATATAGCCTACAATGTGTGTGAACAAACTTTGAAAATGTTACAAAATCTCAGTCCCTCTTACAAACAGTGGGTTTTATTGATTTCATATAATCTCACTGACGCATCTATTTGAAGAaatatcaggatgaaaaatgCTATTTGAGTTGGTCTCCCCTGGGATATGTCCCTGTTGCTGTCAACACATTGGGCAAGATGCTAAATCCCGAATTGCTCCTCGTAGTAAAAAAAAGGGCTGGTAAATACAGTCCATTCACCATTTACTACTAAATtctgtctcctctttgttttgtcaatgaagctgcaccacattcaTGTGGCTTGAATATGAGGATATCTCCTGAGGCAGGGTTATGGCGAGTGGGTCAGGAGGCAGTGTTTATTTCAGCCAcgggtgaagctgcagctctctcAGGGTGGGACGCAGCTTAGGGTCCTCCTCCAGACACAGCTGGAGGAGATCCTTGAGGTCTAGAGTGAAAAAGAGAGCgggaagatgaagatgaccaTTGAAGTGTGTGATGGCGGGTGTTTGCTGACAGGTTTGTGtacattagtgttttttttttacttttgcacagtctgctgctgcttttcagtTCTTTGCTGAGGAAGCGTTTGGTGATGAATCCCTGATTGTGGAGCATCTCATACAGGACTGTGCCAAGCTGCCACACTGTGCTGGGACCAGCCCTGTAGACAGAAGAGCTGCAATACTCTGGAGGGGCGTACTTTTCAGTGCCTGGAATACACAGACGtgattattacattacatttagctgacgcttttatccaaagcgacttacaataagtgagACAGTaaagatgatgaggaggagaagctttGTGTTCATGTAAAAGTCACAGATAAGTAATCAGAGTAGAAACCAGGCATCTTACCATAGAATACAGTGTAAAATGAACGTTTCTTCACGAGACAGCTCAGCCCAAAATCAATGAGGCGAACCCGTGGGACACTTTGGCCAGTCTCTATCAGGATATTTTCAGGTTTGATGTCCCGGTGAAAGACTCTGTTCTGCTCCAGCCCAATGGCTGCATCGACCAGCTGCTTCATTATAgtctgtgagacagagagggacagcagtttgacatttttcatggCTGTGACTCCAGAGAACTGTTTCCAAAACCTGGAGATTCCACGAATATGATCTTGAATCAACTATAAGGTCTTGGTCCTGGGTGTGGCTGCATGTTTCCACGGCGGCTTATATACTTGACACTGAAGAGGTGACACTACTTTAAATACCAGGAGTGTAAACTGCCGTTCAGTCCTGTGACAGGCAACAAGAAGTGTCTCAATATGAACTTTCCTCCATGTTGAAATGTAATGAGTTATAATGTCAGTCAGAGGGGATTATAGACGGAGAGATAAGGAGTTACACAGATCAACCTGTTGACCAGCTCATGCACAGTGAATAGGATCCTGCAGCAGCTTACCTTGGCCTCAGACTCCCTTAGAGAGCCTCTTTTGAGCTTTACATATGTGGACAGGTCAACGGCAGGGACAGGTCTCTCCATCACCACGATCAACTCATGGCCCAGGTCATACCAGTCCAGAAATGCTACTGGTGCTGACGTCCCCAAGGAGTCACTTTTCTCTGCTGTTAGTTTCAGCATTATGGCCACCTCTGTTGGGAGCATCTTTCCATTCAGGCACTGAAGGGTCACAACAAAAGCAACAGTTCATCCATAATACATTCAGAAAGTGAGTTAGGTGAAAGCCACAGTAGAGTAGTCGGTGTTGGTCACTTACCACTGGTTTGCATAAAAGATTTTTCTGCCCTATGTGCTTGATCGCCACCTAcaagacaacaacacatgtTTGGTTATCACTTTCTGGCCcattgtgtgtgtaagtgtctttgtgtgtgtgtaattgtgtgtaagtgtgtctgtgtgtgtatgtgtattacTTTCCGGAAACATATCTGCTTTGCGGTAGCCAGCAAACACTGTTCCACAGCATCCTCCACCAAGCTGACCCATCACCCAGTATTTGGCCTCAAGGTCAACTACACAAATATTTGGTTTAACTACAGTTGTgagcaacattaaaaacatgtgaCCTAATGTGACTCATTAATCTATTAATCACTTCCTACTCACCTCTTGGGTTGTCTCCTGAGGCATCCGGGGTCTTCTTCTCCACaaccctcctctttttctctctcacttttcGACCATCAGGAGACAATATTCTCTTCCTGTTTATTCGACTCAAATCAGTCTCCGCTAAGTCGTGTTCATTCGACTCAAAGACAAGTCGTCTCTTCCTCATTTCTGGTTttccctcttcatcatctctgtctctccttttccttcctctcacaCTGCCAACCTCCTCACAGGGCTCACCTGCAAATGAGATAGGCGCTATCATCAGATTGTCGGGATTAAACTAAAAACTGAAACAATGGCCATTTTATCTGATCAATAACATTGGTGAAAGCAGGTTTTTGCCCGAATTTATTCACCTCGATGCTTCTTGAGGACCATATCACAGAGACCAATCTTGACCAATAACTTTctcaatataaatgtattttctacttATGTATATTGTTTTCTACTTTTATGTATTGTTTCctacttatatatttataggaGTTTTTATGTCCGATGCACCAAACACACCAAGTCAATTTCCTGTAAGTGAAATAGACTCTGATTCTGGTTCAGATCCGTGGCAGTCACTTCAAGTCACCGACTTGAAGTCTTCTTTTATGTTTGGTTTATTGCCTGAGACAACCAACACTTATATGTATTTGCCTTTGATCAATGGGTGGCTAGGCCTTTGATCTAaaagttcatgtttgtgtttaacgTTCTTTGGAAGATGCAAACTTTGATATAATGTTACATCTTTGTGCATCATTTGAATGGGTCAGGGTTATCCTGAATGTTGAAAGTTCACATCTCAATCTATTTATTCAGTGCAATATGTAATGGGGGTGCTTGtgttattcaaaataaaataactataaTTATAACTTATGGAGTCTGAATATTATTTTTGGGGTAAGTTCCataatacatattttctcttatttatatattatcttCCTAGTTATGACATTTGGACacagggtgggggggaagaTTATTTAGGGACACCAGTagcagctctccctctctctctctctctctctctctctctctctctctctctctctctctctctctctctatctctatctctctcgctgtctctctctttctctctcactctctctctctctctctctctctgtctctctctctctctctctctctctctctctctctatctcactcactctccctctgtctctctctctctctctgtctctctgtttctctctgtttctctttaaaAGTATGGCATAATAGCGTGTTAATAGCACCCCATACATTGCCCTTCTTCAACCTTGACACTGTGTAGCCTTCATTCATAATTGGTGCTGTTTCTTTTAGTATTCTGGACATATATAATGAACAAGATTGGAATTTAGCTGTGATATAAATTTCGACCACTTCACATAGGGCCTGATCTGAGCCTTATGTCCTGCCATCTTCTAATAATTTCATCggttgttctttttgttttaccaACAGCATTTACTTTCTCCCAGATACATTAACATTTCTTTGCTGTAgctcaacatgtttgtttgcctcttccACTAACACCTCAAATTCCATGGCATTTGCGCTTGCGGTCACTCTGCTCTCTGTAATGCTCCATGGCGGAAACCATTAAAATATTATTGCCTCTACCATATCTGCACCTGTTATCATTGCTGCAATTATTTTTGTAGATTACCCGCAAAACACCTGCCAACCAAATGTGCAATATGTTGTAATGCCACGCAATCTAGCACTCTTTATTTGAGATCTGAGTAGATCAGGCCCATAGAGTACAATACTTCAGACTAACTCTTCTCAGGCCATTTCCTTACTATTAAAATGGCATTCTTTTCAAGACATAGAGCTGTGCCGGCTCCATGCTAGCTTTATATTTCTCATACAAATACGTACACAGAAGATTgctttcggcggaagatgtataaactttctgatgtccgtatgcggatggggagctcattccaccattaaggagccaggacagcaaacagtcgtgattttgatgagtgtttactttgcagtgagggagcaacgagccgattagccgaagcagagcggagtgagcGTGCTGGGGTGCATTCTAGTTCATTTCAGGAAATTAAAACTAGTCAGGAAGTTGTGATAGGAATATACTGTCAGTAATGTTAATTAATTTGCTATTCAGCTGCTCACTGCTGTCTGAGGGATAGCAGCCTAGAAGCTGAACTAAGCAGAGCGTTACCGTCTCTCTAGTTAGCTCACAAAGTGATTTGTGTAAACTTCAACTGAACCTCAAGTTGTAAAGAATTCAAACTGATACCACTCAAAAAAAGTGTGCTTCCACCCCAAACATATTAATCAaattttttataacttttaacaAATTTCTAATAACTCTAGTTATGACTtgtcttttatatatttagtaaAACGTTTGCCTGTCATACATTTTTGATATAGAgcagattttaattttaatttttttattatatttcagtaCCGGGAGTGGATTTTGACCAAATCACATTAGAGCTCCTGAATTTGAGTATACCCATGCATTAGTCTCCATGAAGAGAGTCGATTTTCTATATATCACTTGTAAAAAAAGACATCATTATAACtcaaaatacatgtattgtgCCACCATTGAAAAAATGACAGACCCCACCCTAACCACTGCATTATAAAATGCCAGTGGTGGTCTATATGGGTGAAGgcatgcctgtgtgtttttttcccctgagCTCAGCCATTCCCTCGACTCCAGCTGACCGCTCAGCTGCGCCTGTCGCATACTGCTGCACAAACTGTTTCCATATCTCACCCACTCTCACACTGAAAGGTTGACCCCTGTGCACAGGGATAAGTGTGTCCCGAATTAGCGAGGAAGCCAAGGCGAGCTGGGCTGTGGCCAACGTGGGTTGCCGGGGGGATGTTTGGTGTTGCTTTGAGCGGGCTGGGTTTCTGCAGTGTGGTCTGTTTGCATGTCAGCAGTGTGCAGGGAGCGTGTGCTGTGGGCGTCTCAAACTACAACccatgtcaaacacacacacacacacacacacacacacgcagatacaGTCCTCAGTGAATACAGGGAAGGAAGATGCAGTTATATATAGGTGACCCTGTCATCTCTTAATGTCTTAAACCTTCGAGCTATGTGTTAATGGCTCCCTCTACATCTCATTCTCGTCTCTACTCAGTCATATCTATACTTGCTGTATACTCAGGATCTTTTTTGCATGTGAAAACATTTACGTCAACAAATGAAGTGCTACAGCTTTGCAAACTCTTAAGAAAACTGGAGGTAAGAATTTTGAGAGATGCAGTGTTTCAACCCACAGAGAAATACAGAAGTACAGGATTTGCATCATGGGAAGTGAAGTGTTTTGGTGTTTGGCTCATGGTCTAAACATCAGAACAACAAGGGCTCTGCTGCTTCAACTATGACATTCTTCTTTTAATCTATCAGTTGTGAGAACCTCCAGATTTGATGGGCGTGCAGTAGTAAATAGCGTGAGTGTCTGTTAAAGTGTTTAAAAGTGCTTGATGGTGTGTTTGGGGCAACGTTGTGTAAACTTCTCGCTCTATGTGCTCAAGACatgagacaaaaataaaatgtatgtagtAAGGGATGAGTGATCTCGCTATGTAACACGGCACACAAGTTTCTCTCTGcagagggaggtgtgtgtgtgtgtgtgtgtgtgtgtgtgtgtgtgtgtgtgtgtgtgtgtgtgtgtgtctgtgtgtgtgtgtgtgggaggggacATTCCTTCCATTCTTGTTCTTCctgaggaaagagggaaagcaTCACGCGCACACGACTGCCTGATGGCAGGCGGAGGGAGAGGTGTACATACACCCCTCTAAGGTTATTCACACATCCGCCTGTTCTTTCAGCGCTCCACCCATCAAACCCAAACAGTCTCAACCATCCATGTGAAAGGagctttacattttcaaaactccCACACAGAGGATACAATGTATGGATTGTACCTTCTTGTTAAAGTTGTCTGTTTAGACCAGAGACTtaagataaagatggacgacaccacataagtgaagccaaagcatctcaatggccacctggtggccggctgcagtataggttataaatcccacctccttcATGTTACTGGATGAGACATGGATGAAAGCAATAATAATGGATTTTTGTGTTTAACATGATCAGTTTGAAGAAAACTTCTTACACGGTGTAATGTGCAGTATCTGATCTCAATACATGTATCTGCAATATGATGATATGAATGGACCTTGGCTCTGAGCGTCCTTCTTGTTACCTCTACTAAAGAGccatgtttttatctgcatttgtttatttgtttttctgtctctaagTGAGAGGGATGACACAAAAATCTGCTGAATGGATTATTAttaaacctggtggaaggatgtgtgtgtgtgtgggggtggggggtggggggggggtagggaaagaacccattaatttgtatctggatcagggggcagaccCACGtatgtgttttcactttgttcaaCATTATGAAATAGAGCTATTTTCAACACTTTTGAAGAATAAGTCTTGGATCAActtatgagtttgtgcaatttggtgcagatccaaataaagtCCTGATCTAGTGAATTAAAACATAGTTTGATAAGGGGACTGCTGGTCCACAGCCCTGTTAAAAGAGTTTGTCCTCACTCTGGTGGACGGTCGGAGGCAGAAGATGTCACACCGTCCAAAGCCCTGTAACGCAAATTATGATTTGGGCTATAAAGATTTAATTAGGTTGACTGGTTGATTGTATGCACTTTACTGAGTTAGCCTTTGCTAGCCTCTATTGTTAGATTTAAACCACAAATTACAcagtaaaatacacaaaacatatttacagttaGTTACCGCAATTCACATGGCATTGTGGGAAAAGTTCATGATGCAATACTTAATTTACTTACTGTTTTGGAAATTACAGTAACACTAATTAGGACATTTGCGGTAGTTGGttgtttgatgctataaaaac
Protein-coding sequences here:
- the LOC133953403 gene encoding serine/threonine-protein kinase pim-1-like produces the protein MVLKKHRGEPCEEVGSVRGRKRRDRDDEEGKPEMRKRRLVFESNEHDLAETDLSRINRKRILSPDGRKVREKKRRVVEKKTPDASGDNPRVDLEAKYWVMGQLGGGCCGTVFAGYRKADMFQVAIKHIGQKNLLCKPVCLNGKMLPTEVAIMLKLTAEKSDSLGTSAPVAFLDWYDLGHELIVVMERPVPAVDLSTYVKLKRGSLRESEAKTIMKQLVDAAIGLEQNRVFHRDIKPENILIETGQSVPRVRLIDFGLSCLVKKRSFYTVFYGTEKYAPPEYCSSSVYRAGPSTVWQLGTVLYEMLHNQGFITKRFLSKELKSSSRLCKNLKDLLQLCLEEDPKLRPTLRELQLHPWLK